In the genome of Quercus robur chromosome 3, dhQueRobu3.1, whole genome shotgun sequence, one region contains:
- the LOC126717968 gene encoding superoxide dismutase [Fe] 3, chloroplastic isoform X1 → MGSCCYSPSPSSSHLLVTDFFSWGFKSSKLPFLQKRRFDRSQRASKICGYHGLRTPPYKLDALEPYMSLKTLEMHWGGHHRNYVEGLNKQLEKNDILYGFTMDELVKVTYNNGNPLPEFNNAAQVWNHDFFWESMQPGGGDMPKLGVLQQIEKDFGSFTNFREKFVEAALTLFGSGWVWLVLKKEEKRLAVIKTSNGICPLVWDDIPIISLDMWEHAYYLDYKNDKGKYVNVFMNHLVSWNAAMARMARAEAFVNLGEPKIPIA, encoded by the exons ATGGGATCCTGTTGTTATAGCCCTTCCCCTTCAAGTTCCCATCTTTTAGTGACTGACTTCTTCTCTTGGGGTTTCAAGAGCTCCAAGCTTCCATTTTTG CAAAAAAGAAGGTTTGATAGGTCCCAAAGAGCTTCAAAAATTTGTGGTTACCATGGATTGAGGACCCCTCCTTATAAGCTT GATGCTTTAGAACCATATATGAGTCTGAAGACACTGGAGATGCATTGGGGAGGACATCATCGAAATTATGTAGAAGGGTTGAACAAGCAGTTGGAGAAGAATGACATACTATATGGCTTCACCATGGATGAGCTTGTCAAAGTAACATATAATAACGGAAACCCCTTACCAGAATTCAACAATGCTGCCCAG GTTTGGAATCATGACTTCTTTTGGGAAAGCATGCAACCTGGAGGAGGGGACATGCCCAAACTAGGTGTTCTTCAGCAGATTGAAAAGGATTTTGGTTCATTTACAAATTTCAGGGAGAAGTTTGTAGAAGCAGCGCTCACACTATTTGGCTCTGGCTGGGTTTGGCTTGTTT tgaagaaagaagagaaacgGCTTGCAGTAATTAAAACATCAAATGGCATTTGCCCACTAGTATGGGATGACATA CCAATCATCAGTTTAGATATGTGGGAG CATGCTTATTATCTGGATTACAAG AACGACAAAGGGAAGTATGTGAATGTGTTTATGAACCACCTCGTTTCTTGGAATGCAGCAATGGCGCGCATGGCCCGTGCTGAGGCTTTTGTGAATTTAGGCGAACCCAAAATTCCCATTGCTTGA
- the LOC126717968 gene encoding superoxide dismutase [Fe] 3, chloroplastic isoform X2, giving the protein MGSCCYSPSPSSSHLLVTDFFSWGFKSSKLPFLQKRRFDRSQRASKICGYHGLRTPPYKLDALEPYMSLKTLEMHWGGHHRNYVEGLNKQLEKNDILYGFTMDELVKVTYNNGNPLPEFNNAAQVWNHDFFWESMQPGGGDMPKLGVLQQIEKDFGSFTNFREKFVEAALTLFGSGWVWLVLKKEEKRLAVIKTSNGICPLVWDDIPIISLDMWEHAYYLDYKQWRAWPVLRLL; this is encoded by the exons ATGGGATCCTGTTGTTATAGCCCTTCCCCTTCAAGTTCCCATCTTTTAGTGACTGACTTCTTCTCTTGGGGTTTCAAGAGCTCCAAGCTTCCATTTTTG CAAAAAAGAAGGTTTGATAGGTCCCAAAGAGCTTCAAAAATTTGTGGTTACCATGGATTGAGGACCCCTCCTTATAAGCTT GATGCTTTAGAACCATATATGAGTCTGAAGACACTGGAGATGCATTGGGGAGGACATCATCGAAATTATGTAGAAGGGTTGAACAAGCAGTTGGAGAAGAATGACATACTATATGGCTTCACCATGGATGAGCTTGTCAAAGTAACATATAATAACGGAAACCCCTTACCAGAATTCAACAATGCTGCCCAG GTTTGGAATCATGACTTCTTTTGGGAAAGCATGCAACCTGGAGGAGGGGACATGCCCAAACTAGGTGTTCTTCAGCAGATTGAAAAGGATTTTGGTTCATTTACAAATTTCAGGGAGAAGTTTGTAGAAGCAGCGCTCACACTATTTGGCTCTGGCTGGGTTTGGCTTGTTT tgaagaaagaagagaaacgGCTTGCAGTAATTAAAACATCAAATGGCATTTGCCCACTAGTATGGGATGACATA CCAATCATCAGTTTAGATATGTGGGAG CATGCTTATTATCTGGATTACAAG CAATGGCGCGCATGGCCCGTGCTGAGGCTTTTGTGA
- the LOC126719598 gene encoding uncharacterized protein LOC126719598, with product MEMCPWSYEKQLILMQEFEGELVPKEIKLKWTPFWVQIFNLPLKCMTRESGYEIGAKIGKVLEVDVPEKGVQWGKFLRVRIRFDATTQLIRGKKVSIEGGEGRWIFFKYERLPNFCYQCGRLDHGEKDCPERKDEENHGDEERKQYGAWLRGEPGRSLGRDYGRMGEETMLERRDDHQKTGTETQTRVKTRLKESSVVGRQHVSEQAFGQKNGTHNSLVEHGEAGQKGVSFQKVEKVHENGKVDSPKEKVEGKITKSGKDSLTGMVNAKDMEDKMQWEEVLNDVANVKSEEGSKQKQEIKRTGCADKENQC from the coding sequence ATGGAGATGTGTCCGTGGAGCTATGAGAAACAACTGATTCTGATGCAAGAGTTTGAAGGAGAGCTGGTTCCAAAGGAGATAAAGCTTAAATGGACCCCCTTTTGGGTTCAAATCTTCAATCTTCCCCTGAAATGCATGACTAGAGAGTCTGGATATGAGATTGGGGCGAAGATTGGAAAGGTTCTAGAAGTCGACGTCCCAGAGAAAGGTGTACAGTGGGGAAAATTCCTAAGAGTTAGAATACGTTTTGATGCTACAACACAGCTCATAAGGGGGAAGAAAGTTTCAATTGAAGGAGGGGAAGGCAGATGGATTTTCTTCAAGTATGAACGTTTACCTAACTTTTGCTACCAGTGTGGAAGGTTAGATCATGGGGAAAAAGATTGTCCGGAAAGAAAGGATGAAGAAAATCATGGTgatgaagaaagaaagcaaTATGGCGCGTGGCTGAGAGGGGAGCCAGGAAGAAGCTTAGGGAGAGATTATGGTAGGATGGGTGAAGAAACTATGCTGGAAAGAAGAGATGATCACCAGAAAACCGGGACGGAAACACAAACACGTGTCAAAACCCGACTGAAGGAGAGCTCGGTAGTAGGCAGGCAGCACGTGAGTGAACAGGCTTTTGGGCAAAAGAATGGAACACACAACAGCCTAGTTGAGCATGGAGAGGCAGGTCAGAAAGGAGTGTCTTTTCAGAAGGTGGAGAAGGTTCATGAAAATGGCAAGGTTGACTCTCCAAAGGAAAAGGTTGAAGGCAAGATAACCAAAAGTGGGAAGGATTCTCTGACGGGCATGGTTAATGCAAAAGATATGGAAGATAAGATGCAATGGGAGGAAGTGCTGAATGACGTGGCTAATGTAAAGTCTGAAGAAGgaagcaaacaaaaacaagaaataaaaaggaCGGGCTGTGCAGATAAAGAAAACCAATGTTAG